The proteins below are encoded in one region of Chryseobacterium wanjuense:
- a CDS encoding YebC/PmpR family DNA-binding transcriptional regulator: MGRAFEYRKASKMARWDKMAKTFSKIGKDIALAVKAGGTDPESNPALRRCIQNAKGANMPKDNVERAIKKASGADAENYEEITYEGYGQGGVAFFVECTTNNSTRTVANVRAIFNKFDGNLGKNGELAFIFDRKGIFTIELAQIKMDWDDFEMEMIDGGAEDVEKDEEEVMITTAFEDFGSLSHKLDELGIEAKSAELQRIPNLTKEVNEEQFKANMKMLERFEDDDDVQNVYHNMEITEELMETL; encoded by the coding sequence ATGGGAAGAGCATTTGAATATAGAAAAGCTTCTAAGATGGCCAGATGGGATAAAATGGCTAAAACTTTTTCTAAAATAGGTAAAGATATTGCATTAGCGGTTAAAGCCGGAGGAACAGATCCTGAATCAAATCCTGCTTTGAGAAGATGTATCCAAAATGCGAAAGGAGCCAACATGCCGAAAGATAATGTGGAAAGAGCGATCAAGAAGGCAAGTGGTGCAGATGCAGAAAATTATGAAGAAATCACTTATGAAGGATACGGACAAGGTGGTGTCGCATTTTTTGTGGAATGTACGACCAACAACTCAACAAGAACTGTTGCCAATGTAAGAGCCATTTTCAATAAATTCGATGGAAACCTTGGAAAGAATGGTGAACTGGCATTCATCTTCGACAGAAAAGGAATTTTCACGATAGAATTAGCTCAAATCAAAATGGATTGGGATGATTTCGAAATGGAAATGATCGATGGCGGTGCGGAAGATGTGGAAAAAGATGAAGAAGAAGTAATGATCACTACAGCATTTGAAGATTTCGGATCTTTATCTCACAAATTGGATGAGCTTGGAATCGAAGCGAAAAGTGCGGAATTACAAAGAATTCCGAACCTTACAAAAGAAGTAAACGAAGAACAGTTCAAAGCGAATATGAAAATGCTTGAGCGTTTTGAAGATGATGATGATGTACAAAACGTTTACCACAACATGGAAATCACAGAAGAGTTGATGGAGACTCTATAA
- a CDS encoding DUF4129 domain-containing protein, with protein sequence MNKFFLFLLVFFSAGFAYAQTEDDPPPPIEEVYVDSIDTGHYKNMYRADSVLAKNPVTENTVYPKKFKENIPSRYKGKDFDYTTVKPRMSFWEKLMGKIMRIIESIFGETVFTKSGNIAGVLVRLFAIVLVGFLLYFIIKYLIGKDGNFLFGKKNRKLDIKDEELHENIHEINFPESILKFEKSGDFRSAVRYQFLFVLKKLSDKKLITWNPEKTNKDYVSELKAPHLKNDFYDLSYIFDYVWYGEFSIDEESYLKFKNQYQSFKP encoded by the coding sequence ATGAATAAATTTTTTCTTTTTTTACTGGTTTTTTTCTCTGCTGGATTTGCCTACGCACAGACAGAAGACGATCCGCCGCCGCCGATCGAAGAGGTGTATGTAGATTCTATAGACACGGGACATTACAAAAATATGTACCGTGCAGATTCGGTTTTGGCAAAAAATCCTGTGACGGAAAATACCGTTTATCCGAAAAAATTTAAAGAAAATATTCCTTCCCGATACAAAGGGAAAGATTTCGATTACACCACTGTGAAGCCGAGAATGTCTTTCTGGGAAAAGCTGATGGGAAAGATCATGAGAATTATAGAAAGCATTTTCGGAGAAACTGTTTTTACAAAATCCGGCAATATTGCAGGAGTTTTGGTTCGCTTGTTTGCGATCGTTCTTGTTGGTTTTCTGCTTTATTTTATCATTAAATATCTCATAGGGAAAGATGGAAATTTCTTATTTGGTAAGAAAAATAGAAAATTGGATATTAAAGATGAAGAATTGCATGAAAATATTCACGAGATCAATTTTCCTGAGAGTATTTTAAAATTTGAAAAATCCGGAGATTTCCGTTCGGCGGTTCGTTACCAGTTTTTATTTGTTTTAAAAAAATTAAGCGATAAAAAATTAATCACCTGGAATCCCGAGAAAACCAATAAAGACTACGTATCAGAATTAAAAGCTCCACATCTGAAAAATGATTTTTATGATTTATCATACATTTTCGACTATGTCTGGTATGGGGAATTTTCTATTGATGAAGAAAGTTATCTGAAATTTAAGAACCAATATCAATCTTTTAAACCGTAA
- a CDS encoding RDD family protein produces MSQIAINTSQNVNINFNIASVGDRMIAFILDLLIKVAYGVVVMYLFFNVFDLGYILNGLDQWSIMAIYIILLFPTFIYPVVLESIMEGQTPGKKVMKIRVVKIDGYQAGFGDYLIRWVFRIIDTSFAGVVGLISMIVSKNNQRLGDIASGTAVISLKNDINISHTILENIHQDYIPTFPQVIALTDNDMRIIKDNYTKALKIDDRQIISKLSEKIKSILKLEVDPRKMTERQFIGIIIKDYNYYTGKDN; encoded by the coding sequence ATGTCTCAAATTGCGATCAATACCTCACAAAATGTAAATATTAATTTCAACATTGCCAGTGTTGGAGACAGGATGATTGCTTTTATCCTGGATCTTCTTATTAAAGTGGCTTATGGCGTCGTTGTGATGTACCTTTTTTTTAATGTTTTTGATTTGGGATATATCTTAAATGGTCTTGATCAATGGTCGATAATGGCAATTTATATCATCCTGCTTTTTCCTACTTTTATTTATCCGGTAGTGTTGGAAAGTATAATGGAAGGACAGACTCCCGGGAAAAAAGTAATGAAAATCCGGGTGGTAAAAATAGACGGTTATCAGGCGGGTTTTGGCGATTATCTGATCCGCTGGGTTTTCAGGATTATCGATACGTCTTTTGCCGGAGTGGTGGGACTGATTTCTATGATCGTTTCCAAAAACAACCAGCGATTGGGTGATATTGCTTCCGGAACCGCGGTTATTTCTTTAAAAAACGACATTAATATTTCTCATACAATCCTGGAAAACATCCACCAAGACTATATTCCAACGTTTCCACAGGTAATTGCGCTGACAGATAATGATATGAGAATTATCAAAGACAATTACACGAAAGCCTTGAAAATCGACGACAGACAAATTATTTCCAAGCTTTCCGAAAAGATTAAAAGTATTTTAAAATTGGAAGTTGATCCCAGAAAAATGACGGAAAGACAGTTTATAGGAATTATTATTAAAGATTATAATTATTATACTGGCAAGGATAATTAA
- a CDS encoding GNAT family N-acetyltransferase — MRFENNRSGNGGVITLNNEIKEIGRLTYTIFPEESKFIISFVLVHPEFEGRGMGKYLVEEAIKFARENNWKVYPHCSYARSVMMRMSDVDDIFLQR; from the coding sequence ATGAGATTCGAAAATAATAGATCCGGAAACGGCGGAGTCATTACTTTAAATAACGAAATCAAAGAAATCGGAAGACTTACGTATACGATTTTCCCTGAAGAAAGCAAGTTTATCATTTCCTTCGTTTTGGTTCATCCGGAATTTGAAGGACGTGGAATGGGGAAATACTTGGTCGAAGAAGCCATTAAATTTGCAAGAGAAAACAACTGGAAAGTCTATCCACACTGTTCTTATGCAAGATCTGTGATGATGAGAATGAGTGATGTAGATGATATTTTCTTACAGCGTTAA
- a CDS encoding stage II sporulation protein M has product MREVYFIKQNKEKWLGIEQVIQGKIKKNPDDLSSLYINLVNDLSFAQTYYPKSNTTVYLNHLSSQIFQKIYKTKRVEENRFLYFFKTEVPLLVYQYRRYLLYAFLFFTLFTLIGVLSAIYDKDFANIILGEDYVNQTIENIKKGNAVGIYQSGSTWGSTIGIIFNNIGVGAKLYIYGIAGGVGTLYALLSNSVMLGSFQYFFYDYGALKDSARGIWLHGVFEIFSMVVEAMCGLILGASILFPKTFSRFNSFKNGFRDSFKIFLSTVPFTICAGIIEGYVTRHALKMPLFLNLIIIFGSLAVIGFYYFVYPSIVNKKINNQINDAIL; this is encoded by the coding sequence ATGAGAGAGGTTTATTTCATTAAACAAAATAAAGAAAAATGGTTGGGAATCGAACAGGTTATTCAAGGGAAAATTAAAAAAAATCCTGATGACCTGTCTTCGCTGTATATTAACCTCGTTAATGATCTTTCCTTTGCACAGACCTATTACCCGAAAAGTAATACTACCGTGTATCTGAATCATTTGTCTTCACAGATTTTCCAGAAAATTTATAAAACAAAAAGAGTTGAGGAAAACAGGTTCCTGTATTTCTTCAAAACGGAAGTTCCTTTGCTGGTCTATCAGTACAGAAGATATTTGCTGTATGCTTTTCTGTTTTTCACTTTGTTTACGTTAATTGGGGTGCTTTCTGCGATTTATGATAAAGATTTTGCCAATATTATTCTGGGTGAAGATTATGTGAATCAAACCATAGAAAACATCAAAAAAGGAAACGCTGTAGGAATTTATCAGAGTGGTTCTACTTGGGGAAGTACCATCGGAATCATTTTTAATAACATCGGAGTTGGGGCAAAACTGTATATTTATGGTATTGCAGGAGGAGTTGGAACCTTGTACGCTTTGTTGTCCAATAGTGTGATGCTGGGTTCGTTTCAGTATTTTTTCTATGATTACGGAGCTTTAAAGGACAGCGCACGAGGAATCTGGCTTCACGGTGTTTTTGAAATTTTCTCCATGGTCGTGGAAGCGATGTGCGGATTAATTTTGGGAGCCTCGATTTTATTCCCGAAAACTTTTTCCAGATTTAATTCTTTTAAAAACGGATTTAGAGATTCTTTTAAAATATTTTTAAGCACGGTTCCATTTACGATCTGTGCAGGAATTATTGAAGGATATGTCACAAGACACGCTTTGAAAATGCCTTTGTTTCTGAACCTGATTATCATTTTCGGATCATTGGCCGTTATCGGGTTTTATTATTTTGTGTATCCTTCTATTGTTAATAAAAAAATTAATAACCAAATCAATGATGCAATTTTATAA
- a CDS encoding UDP-2,3-diacylglucosamine diphosphatase, translating to MKRNVELVVISDVHLGTYGCKAKELLRYLNSIQPKTLVLNGDIIDIWQFKKSYFPKPHLKVIKKILSFATKSTDVYYITGNHDEMFRKFTDFELGKLKVCNKICLDINDKKTWIFHGDVFDASVQHSKWIAKLGGKGYDMLIVINNIVNWFLEKMGREKYSFSKKIKNNVKKAVKYIGDFELTASELAIDNHYDYVVCGHIHQPQIREVVNKKGSCTYLNSGDWIENLSALEYHDKEWKIFYYDEHKHLLKDDGAEEIQDIDSTELLKIVTNFTK from the coding sequence ATGAAAAGAAACGTTGAGTTAGTTGTCATATCGGATGTTCATTTGGGAACTTATGGATGTAAGGCTAAAGAATTACTGAGATATCTTAATTCTATTCAGCCTAAAACTTTAGTTTTAAACGGTGATATCATCGATATCTGGCAATTCAAAAAGTCTTACTTTCCTAAACCCCATCTGAAAGTGATTAAAAAGATCCTTTCATTTGCTACTAAAAGCACAGATGTTTACTACATTACAGGAAATCACGACGAGATGTTCCGCAAGTTTACCGACTTCGAATTGGGTAAATTAAAAGTATGTAACAAAATCTGTTTAGACATCAACGACAAAAAAACCTGGATCTTTCACGGAGATGTTTTTGATGCATCCGTTCAGCATTCAAAATGGATTGCAAAATTGGGTGGAAAAGGCTACGACATGTTGATCGTAATCAATAATATTGTAAATTGGTTCTTGGAGAAAATGGGTAGAGAAAAATATTCATTTTCAAAAAAGATTAAAAATAATGTAAAAAAAGCCGTAAAGTATATTGGTGATTTTGAATTGACTGCCTCCGAACTGGCCATTGACAATCATTACGACTATGTTGTTTGCGGGCATATTCATCAGCCGCAGATTCGTGAGGTTGTGAATAAAAAAGGTTCTTGCACTTATCTTAATTCCGGCGACTGGATCGAAAATCTTTCTGCTTTGGAATATCATGATAAAGAATGGAAAATTTTTTATTACGATGAGCACAAACATTTGCTTAAAGATGATGGGGCAGAAGAAATTCAGGATATCGACAGTACCGAGCTTTTGAAAATCGTTACCAATTTTACAAAATGA
- a CDS encoding glycosyltransferase family protein, which translates to MKILYAFQGTGNGHIARAQEIVPILKKHVSVDTLISGHQSQLKADFDVNFHYKGISLLYNKTGGLSYRKTFTDNNFLEAAKTIKEIDLSGYDLIINDYEPITGWASKLKKYPMIELSHQASMLFKETPKPAKKDFLGELVLKYYVPSERRIGFHFENYHPQIKKPVIRRKIRNLNPDKKGFYLVYLPSFSDENIINVLKQIPVEWKIFSKYSKLQFKDGNVEVFPIDEIQYLKYFENCDGILCNAGFETPAEALFMDKKLFVIPIHNQYEQECNACALDKMGIPNSKVLKLEEIRNWVASDQHLKVNYPDDIEEILLNEVLTL; encoded by the coding sequence ATGAAAATCTTATACGCATTTCAGGGAACCGGAAACGGACACATTGCGCGTGCGCAGGAAATTGTTCCTATTTTAAAGAAGCATGTTTCGGTTGATACTTTGATCAGTGGACACCAATCGCAATTAAAGGCCGATTTCGACGTTAATTTTCATTATAAAGGAATTTCCCTTCTTTATAACAAAACAGGCGGTTTATCCTATCGAAAAACGTTTACGGATAATAATTTTCTAGAAGCAGCGAAAACCATAAAAGAAATTGATCTTTCAGGCTACGATTTGATTATCAATGATTATGAGCCAATAACAGGCTGGGCTTCAAAATTAAAGAAATACCCGATGATCGAATTGAGCCATCAGGCTTCCATGTTATTTAAAGAAACTCCAAAACCTGCAAAAAAAGACTTTCTTGGAGAACTGGTGTTAAAATATTACGTTCCGAGTGAAAGAAGAATTGGTTTTCATTTCGAAAATTATCATCCACAAATTAAAAAACCTGTTATCCGAAGAAAAATCAGAAATTTGAATCCGGATAAAAAAGGGTTTTATCTGGTATATCTTCCAAGCTTTTCAGACGAAAATATTATTAATGTTTTGAAGCAGATTCCTGTTGAATGGAAAATTTTTTCTAAATACAGCAAACTTCAGTTTAAAGATGGCAATGTTGAGGTTTTTCCTATTGATGAAATTCAATATTTAAAATATTTTGAAAACTGTGACGGTATTTTATGCAATGCAGGTTTCGAAACCCCCGCTGAAGCACTTTTTATGGACAAAAAATTATTCGTCATTCCCATTCATAACCAGTACGAACAGGAATGCAATGCCTGTGCTCTAGACAAAATGGGAATTCCGAATTCTAAAGTTTTAAAACTGGAAGAAATACGAAACTGGGTCGCTTCCGATCAGCACCTGAAAGTCAATTATCCCGATGATATTGAAGAAATTCTGCTGAATGAAGTATTAACGCTGTAA
- a CDS encoding DUF4013 domain-containing protein, which translates to MMQFYKKRDFGTFISDSFAFFKLYGKNYFKNFILLNGLLLILMVVVIVLGFREFFGALFGSNISGQSYYFEQLFTDNLGMFIICGILLFILSTALMTINFLFPVFYMRRLAEGNKDIKTDDILNDFKTNGRKVLTTYFGLTFLVLPAATILFGFSYFLIIILIGIVLVLFVAPTLFNIITFLCYDYFNGNRGFFESLSYAIRSQFSYPNGRENSPYWKYWGSTIIMGILFYIVSGIFSSVPMILYFTTLTTTTPDAQFEQNPLGGSFGILIFFLYGVSSLVSTLLMNVLYINSGLMYYDSRTDLHQKMELAEIETIGINE; encoded by the coding sequence ATGATGCAATTTTATAAAAAGAGAGATTTTGGAACTTTTATAAGTGATAGTTTCGCTTTTTTCAAGTTATACGGGAAAAATTACTTCAAGAATTTTATCCTGCTGAACGGATTATTGCTGATCTTAATGGTCGTGGTAATCGTTTTGGGTTTCAGAGAGTTTTTTGGAGCGCTTTTCGGGTCGAATATCAGCGGACAGAGCTATTATTTTGAACAATTATTTACAGATAATCTGGGAATGTTCATTATTTGCGGAATTTTACTGTTTATTCTTTCAACGGCTTTAATGACCATTAATTTCCTTTTTCCTGTTTTTTACATGAGAAGACTTGCGGAAGGAAATAAAGACATCAAAACAGATGATATTTTAAATGATTTTAAAACAAACGGGAGAAAAGTTTTAACAACTTATTTCGGACTGACTTTCCTTGTACTGCCTGCTGCGACAATTCTTTTTGGATTTTCGTATTTTCTGATTATTATTTTAATCGGAATTGTTTTGGTGCTATTTGTAGCGCCGACTTTATTCAATATCATCACTTTTCTTTGCTACGATTATTTCAACGGAAACAGGGGCTTTTTCGAAAGTTTGAGTTACGCAATCAGATCACAGTTTTCCTATCCCAACGGAAGAGAAAACTCACCTTATTGGAAATATTGGGGATCCACCATTATCATGGGAATCCTTTTCTATATCGTCAGCGGAATTTTTTCTTCTGTTCCGATGATTTTATATTTTACGACATTGACGACCACAACGCCGGATGCACAATTTGAACAAAATCCTTTGGGCGGAAGTTTCGGAATATTAATTTTTTTCCTGTACGGAGTTTCCTCATTGGTTTCCACTTTATTGATGAATGTTCTTTACATCAATTCCGGGCTGATGTACTACGATAGCAGGACAGATCTCCACCAGAAAATGGAATTGGCAGAAATAGAAACCATCGGTATTAATGAATAA